The region AGGATTTTGGGGCGAGAGTTCTTTGATGGTGCTGCCCAGGCGCCAGCCGTCAGATTTCGATCAGGTCGAGACAGGGCGCAGGCTGTGCCAAGTGCTGCCACGTTTTTGAGAAAGTCTCGTCGTTGCATCTTCGAGTCATCCAGCAGTGTGTGGTCGATGTGGCGTTTCATCATGGCTGGAAACGCGATTGTTTCCAGCTGATCATGGCTCATGCAGCATGTTTGAGGCTAATCGAAAGGATACCCGCTTGTGCAGTCATGCGGCCTGAAAATGAATGCATGCAAAAGCAATTCACGGGCGGTCGGCATCCATGCGGATGGAGGTGGAAGCGGAATGTTCGACAGGTGGTGTGATGGAAGTTCGCACGCCATCCATGAACATCTGGACGGAGATCGCGACAAGAATCATCCCCATGAGTCGTTCGAGAGCTGTCAGTATGTTTTCACCGAGGAAGCGGTAGAGCCAGGTCGAAGCACAGAGAATCGCTGCGGATGTGGCCCAGGCGATCAGCAGTGCGATCAGCCACGTCCCCATGCGGTCGGGTTCGCGATTGACCAGAAGCAGCAAGGCAGCCAGCATCGACGGCCCGGCCACGCTCGGGATGGCCAAGGGAACAATGAATGGTTCGCCAGAAATCGAAGAACCAAAAATGCCGTCGCGTGGCGGGAAGATCATTTTGATCCCGATGAGGAACAGCACAATGCCTCCGGCCATGCTGATCGACTCCTGTCGCAAGTCGAGTGCGATCAGGAGATAGCGGCCAAAGAAGAGCATCAAAAGGAGTACAACGAGTGCCAGGCAGAGTTCCCGAATCACAATGGGCAGGCGGCGCTCGGGAGGAACATGCTTGAGGACCGAGAGAAATAAAGGAACATTCCCCATGGGATCCATGATGAGAAACAGGAGAATGGTTGCTGAAAGCAGGTTCATTCTGGATCCAGTGGATGAATTGGGGTTCGTTGCGAAGTTCGGGAAGCGCGCGTCCAGTGTTTTTTGAGCCGTAGGTCGTTTTAAGCGATTGACCACGGGGACTGGCCGCAGAGTTTAGAGTGGGTTGGGACGTTCAGCAAATCCGCAGGTGGTGGGATGACTCAAAGGGATCGAATTGATGGAATGTTTATGTTGAGAGTGATTGACTTGAGGGCGGATGAATACGATCGACCTCAGGTACCTGGCAGTATGAAAGCATGAAGTCGAAAAGCGTGAAGACCACGCCCTTGCGCAAGGCCTTCAGGGCGTGCCACCCAAAAATATGCCACTCAGGTGTGTGTCATCTAAGGCAAATTCAAGTGTGGTGGCAGGGTATGCTTATGGCGCGGCTTCTTGTTGTCGTGAAAAGTCACGACAACCTGTGTCGGCAAGTTGGGCACGAGTTGGCCGGGCCACCCGTGGGTTGTTGGTTGAGAAAACATGCTTGCCCAGAGCTGCAAGCATGGCACGCAGAGCGATCTTACGTCATGGAAAGCGTATGAAAGAGGAGTCAATGATGCAGAACCTCTCGACTGGTCTCCTTTGGTTTGTGGCTGCCCTCTGCGTGCTGTTTCTGACTCCAGTGCCGCCGGCCAGAGCTGAAGAAGTCTCGTCCTTTCCGTTAACGCTCGCTCGCGAGAAGAACTGGCTGATCATTCGGTCTCCCCGGTTGCCTCGAGGAGAAATTCGCATCAACTACCTGGAGGCTTATTGTCGGCCAGACTCAACCACAGCCGACTGGCACAAGACGACAATCGGGCACAAGACGGAACTTGTCTCGCTGAGTGACGATCGCCAGACGATGCGTCTGCGATGTACGGTGAACGATGGTGTTGTTGTTGACCATGAGATTGTGGCGAGTGATGGGGAAGTGTCGTTTCAGATCAGGGCGACAAATCCCACCAAAGTGGCTTCGGCGGCCACCTGGGCTCAGCCTTGCATACGCCTGGGAGATTTTACTGGTTTCGCGAATGAGGGAGGTGATCTGGATGATTACCTGCCACGATGCTTTATCTTTCTCGATGGAAAATTGACACGTCTTTCGGAGGTGCGGCCGTGGGCGAAAGAGGCCCGCTACACGCCGGGACAGGTGTGGTGTCCCCCGGGTGTCTCGCGGAAGGATGTCAATCCTCGGCCACTGAGTCCACTCGTCCCCAGTCATGGGTTAATTGGCTGCTTCAGCCATGATGAAGAACTGTTGTTTGCCGTCGCGTTTGAACCGTATCAGGAACTATTTCAGGGTGTGGCCCGTTGCCTGCACAGTGATTTTCGCATTGGTGGTCTTCAACCCGGCGAAAGCCAATCGATTCGAGGAAGAATCTATCTCGGGTCGAATGACGTGCAGCGACTGCTGAAACGTTACGAACGTGACTTTCCAGAGCACCTTAAAAATGCGATGAAATAACAGATTCTCCCGGCAAGGACTGGCCATTTGCCCTGTGAAGGGTATTCTTCGTAATGAGAAGTACGCAAGGAGTTTGGAACTGGCGATGACTGCTTCGGTCTCTGGCAGGGAATCTTGACGGGAAATCGATGGAGATCATTCAAAGAAGTTCCAGCATCCCCATGTCGGCAATCACGCCAGATTCCACGTCATCGGCCGGCCATGAGACGCCGCTGATCGATGTGGCGAAAGTTGGTGCGACAAGAGCTAATGCCGCTACTGGCCCACTTATTGATGTGAGGGATTTGAGCCTCCGGTTCTCCACAGGGAGTGAGATTCTTGCGGCTGTGAATCTGGAGGTGAAGCAGGGAGAGTTTGTGGCCCTTCTGGGCCCTTCAGGCTGTGGGAAGTCGACGCTCTTGCGTGTCATGGCGGGGCTGATCCACAGCACGGGTGGAGAAGTGACGATCGATGGCCTGGAGCCTGCCAGCGCCCGCAAAAACAGGCATCCCCTTGCCTTTGTGTTCCAAGATCCGACGTTGCTGCCCTGGCGGACAGTGCGGGATAACATCCGGTTGCCGCTGGAACTGCAAGGGGTGCCTTACGCCGAGCAGATGAAGGCCGTCGAGGCGAGTCTGCCGCTGATCGGGCTGACGACAGCCGATGCAACCAAGCGGCCGCGAAGTTTATCGGGTGGAATGCGTATGCGGGTTTCGCTGGCCCGGGCACTGGTGACGAACCCGCACATTCTGTTTATGGATGAGCCTTTTGCCGCCCTGGATGATGTGCTGCGGCAGCAACTGAATGAAGAAGTGCTGGCCTTGAGCCGGCAGAAGCAGTGGACCTGTGTGTTTGTGACACATAATGTGGCCGAAGCGGCCTTTATGGCCGATCGCGTGCTGGTGATGCGCTCAAAGCCGGGCGCGATTGCCCGGGTGATCGAAGTGCCATTTGCTCATCCACGAACTGCCGCATTGCGGGAATCGGCCGAGTTCGCCCAGTTCGCCGGTCAGGTGAATCGGGAACTGCGGGAGGTCATGTCATGGTGACTGGACCGGCAACCGGAGTTTCCACAGCAGCTTCGCAGTGGGGATCGTACTTCCTGCGGACGATTGTTCCTCCGTTGGTCCTGTTTGTGATCGTACTGATGGCGTGGGATGGGGCTGTCCGTTTTTGGGGGATCAAGCCCTACATTCTGCCGGGGCCCTGGCGCGTACTGAGTGCGATCGTTTCGAGCCAGGAAGAGTTGACGAAAGCTTTCCTGCTGACCGGTGGGTCGGCTGTGGTGGGGTTTTCGCTGAGTGTGCTGGTGGGGACGCTGGTGGGCTGCCTCTTCTCGCAGTCGACGATTATTCGGAGCAGTGGCTACCCTTATGCGATCTTTTTGCAGACAGTTCCGATTATTGCTGTCGCTCCACTGATCATTTTGTGGTTTGGACGAGGATTTGGGGGTGTGGTGGCGGTGGCGTTTGTCATCAGCCTGTTCCCGATGATCGCCAATGCGACGGCGGGAATGGTGCAGATTGATCCTGATCTGTTTGATCTTTTCAAACTGAATGATGCCTCAAGATGGCAGATTTTGTTTAAGCTGCGGTTGCCGAACAGTGTGCCCTCGTTATGTACCGGGGCACGGACATCGAGTGGGCTGGCTGTGGTGGGAGCGATTGTCGGCGAATTTTACGCGGGGTATGGCTCGAAACATTTTGGTTTGGGGTACATTATCCGGCTGACGACTGATCAGGCGAAGACCGACGCCTTATTTGCGGCGGTCATGGTCTCGACGTTGTTAGGGATATTGATCTTTGGCGTGGTGAGTTTGATCAGTCTGACGGTTCTGGCTCGCTGGGCACCTCCTGAAGTGGGCGAAAGGGCCTGAGAAGATCTTAGAATGCCTGTGCATTGGTCTCGGCGCACAGGAGCATGAGAATGAATTATCGGACGGGGAACTGTTCGGCTGAGAATTGCTGGAGAGGGAGATTGCCAATGATGTCTTCGCGGCTGGTGCTGGGGTGGATGCTGTGTTGTGCTTTATTGCTCGCGGGTTGCCCGATGAATCCTGCGAATCAGGCAGGAGAAGGAGCTGTCAAAACAGCTGACGGCAAGACCTTGACACCCGTAGAAATTACTTTGAACTGGTTTCCTGAAGCCGAGCATGGCGGTTTCTATGCGGCTCTCGTGAATGGCTATTTTGAAGAGGAAGGGCTGGCGGTCACGATCAAGCCGGGCGGGCCAGATATTCCTGTGGTGCAGTATGTGGCTGCGGGCCAGACGCAGTTTGGTGTGGATAATGCCGATAAACTGCTGCTGGTGAGAGCTCAGGAGGCGGATGCAGTCGCGGTGCTGGCTCCGCTGCAGGATAGCCCTCGCTGCATCATGGTGCAGGCGGAATCCGGGATTAAGACGTTCGATGAACTGGCTGCCAAGCCGAAGTTCACGCTGGCGATGAATCCTGGTCAGCCGTTTGCGATGTATCTGCAGAAGAAGCTGGATCTTTCAAAGGTGACCGTTGTGCCTTATGGAGGCAGTCTGGTGCCATTTTTGACGGAGAAGGATTTTGGCACACAGGCGTACAACTTCAGTGAGCCTTTCAATGCCAGAAAACAGAATGCCAATCCGGTCAATCTGATGGTGTCGGATCTCGGCTTTAATCCTTATACCAGCCTGCTGATTACCAGCCGCGAGTTGATTGAGAAGAATCCGGAGCTGGTGCAGAAGGTGGTGCGGGCTTCACTCAAGGGATGGCGCAAATATCTGGATGATCCGCATGGGACGAATACTTACATCAATTCGCTGAATAAAGAGATGGGGATGGATATTCTCGACTTTGGTGTAGAGACTTTGAAGCCACTGTGTGAGCCGGCCCGTCTGCCAGCCGGCCAGTTGGGGAAGATGGATCCCGCCGAGTGGACAAAGCTATCCCAGCAACTGGTCGAGATGGGAGCACTGGAAGCAAGTCAGTCAGCTCCTGAGAAGGCGTATACGACGCAGTTTTTTGAAGCGGCGACCAAGCCTGAGAAATAGTTGAGCTGGAGATATTGTTCACTGAATTTTCGATGATGGAGTGGCACAAAGCCGTGTATCATCATGCGAGACGATCTTCTGATGTGAACTTTCGGATCAACACGGCGAACTGCTGGAGTCGCGGGACTATGAGCTATTTTTTCTCGTTCAACATACTGACTGATGGCCCCATTCGGTTCGACAAGGCCATGCCTGTGCGTGCTCTGATATGTGGCGGAATATTCAGTCTTTCTGCATGTGGCCCTGGCTTTACGGAGCCCATGCAGAAATCGCCAAACTCGATCATCGGGAAAACCACGCAGGATATTGGTGAGTTTAAGCCCGAAGAGAAGAAAGAAGTCAGCGATCAGAAGCTGAATGTGACCAATCCGGTCACCGGGCCACTGGAAGCGTATCGGCCGATGGTGGAGCGAGTGGTGATTGCTCAGATCGATCAGGCACTTCGGCTCTATGAAGCGGAGAATGGCAAGTACCCTGCGACGTACGAAGAGTTCATGGAGCAGATCATCAAGAAGAATGGCATTCGATTGCCTGTGCTGCCGGGCGGCTGGAAGTACGAATACAACGTGGCCGAGCATAAGCTGGAAGTGGTTCAGGACAAGCCGGCGGCCTCCTGAGCGATTGATCGCCAATTACGTTCGAGTTCGCCCCCATCCCAGCCTTCTCCCGTCAGAACGGGAGAAGGAGGAATACGGATTGCGATAAACAACTGCGCGGCGGGTGGCTGGGGTTGAGTCTTCGCCCCCCCACCGATTTTCGGCACGAACTGGGGGTTCGCGAAGACGCTCAACCCCAGCCACCCCATGCCAAAGAGCGCGATTAAATCCTGGAATCCATATCAGAACATACAGCGGTGAAGTCGAGTGTTGATTGATGGCCGAATACGTTCGGGTTCGCCCTCATCCAAGCCTTCTCCCGTCAGAACGGGAGAAGGAGAGAGAGGTGAGTTGGTGAGCGAGATTCACTTATCGGTGGCGAGTTCCCGGACGAGTTTTTGCAGGCTCTCCTGGATCTCTGCGGGGGCCTGCTTGATCTGTTGTCTGTAGATGAGCTGTGTGGCCGTCAGGAGTTTTCGTGCCACGGTGCGATCATTGGCGGCGACAAGCAATTGCACAGTATCGATACGAAGTGCGAGAAATGCGGCAGAACCTTTATCGAGCCTGGCTTCGGCGGCCTGCAATCCCTTGACGACTTGAGCTAACTGGGCTGGATCGAGCGTGGTGCCGATGGCTTGCAGCAGTTCTCGTCGTTCGGCTGGACGATCTGCCACCTGTGGAATCGTTAACAGAGCCCACTGGCTCGATCGTTTGGAATCGCTGCAGACCTTCCAGGCACGGGTTAACAGCAGACCGGCTCGTCCAGATTCCTCAGGAGTCCAGTCTTTGGAGAAGGATTCGAGTCGTTCGGCTGCCTTTTGGATGAGCACCTGCAATTGTCGCTGGCGGGTGAGATCGGGTGTCGCCATGAGTTGAAGAAGACTATCGAGAACTGCGGCTGCGATTGTTGATGACGGAAGGTTTGCCGGAGTGAGCAGTTTTTCTGCAGCAAGGACATCCGGGCCACTGGCGATGAGGAGAATGCGGGCCTGTGTTTGTAGGGCCTGAAACTTTTGAGTGGTAGGTTCGTGATTGAGCCGGGTGAGTTCTTCATCGGCAAGATGCAGAAACTCTTCGGCATTGGCAATGGCGGGTGGTGATTGCCGGACAGCGAGCCAGGCAGCTCTGACAAGGAGTTCAATTTCGCCCTCAGGAAGGGGTTGTTGAACGGGACGATCTTTGACGAGTTGCTGCACCTCGTTCCAGACTTGTGCGGCCTGGGCTGGATCTTTTGGAGCCAGATCCAATTGGTGTTTCTCGAAGAGATCGAGAAGCGCGAGTCTGGCTGTGGTCGAAAGAGGACTGGTGGGAGCGATCTGCCTGAGCCAGTTTTTCGCTGCTGTCCAGTTCTGTTGTTCGATGGCGAGTAACGCTAAGGATTTGAGGGCTTCGTCGCCGGCGGGCTGACCAGAGAACTGTTTGGCATTCTGGAGGAGTGCTGTCTGAGCGGCAGCTTGATGTGCGGGTGTGGGTTCTGTGCGGGCAATTTGTCCTAATGCCCAGGCCCATAAGATGGCTGCCTGACTGGTGTACTTGTTCGACTTTTCCATGCCGGCAACTTGTTCGAGCAGGGTCGCTGCCAGAGAGTAGTCCTGGAGTTCGACAGCGATCGAGCCAGCAATAAAGCCAAGTTCAGCGGCTGCATTGAGCCGCTTTTGAGAGATCGAGGTTTCAAAAGCCTGTTGATATTGGGCGAGTGCTTCGGCTTTTCGTCCGTCGAGATAGGCTGACCGGGCCTGTTGTGTGGCCTGAGCGAGTTCGGGCCCGAGTTCCTTGATGATATCGGCCTGATGCAACCAGCGGTCGGCACGATCCCACCAGACGGTTCCCAACTGCTCGCGGATACGCGTCAAGGAAAGTTGGATCTCGGCTTGAAGTTCATCAGCCAGCATGGTCTGGCCTTGTGATGCAGCGAGATCGCGGGCACCAACCAGCGCTTCGATCTGGAGTTGCCAGATGGGGCCAGAAGGATTGTTGTTGGAAGCTTTGAGTTGACGGAAGAGTTCCAACGCCTGGTCGTAATTCTTTTGAAGTAAGGCCAACTCCATCAGACCCGAGGTACGCTGCTGCTCGTGAAAGGGAGAGGGGGCGGGCTTTAAAGCAGTGAACATAGCCATGGCCCGTGTGGTTTCGCCGCGAAGCAACACCGCTTTGGCGAGAATCAGTCGCCCTTCCCACTGGAGAACTTCCGAGGTGTTTTGCGTCGAAAGTTGACGCGCCAGACTCTCGGCTTCGAGCAAGTCATCGATCCGTTCGGATCGTTTCGGGTCAGCCAGAGAAGAGGCTGCCAGATACATCTGCGCCTGGCGAATCGTCAACAGGCTGTCGATTTGTCGGAGCTCGGCCAGTGAGGGTGCGGCATTTCGATCACCGGTCTGTTCAGGGTTCGGTTGTCGTGATTTGAAGAGTGGTTGCAGACGTTCGCGAGCTTCTCGTAAGGCGCCGGCCGCAGTATGCAATTGCTCGCGGGTCTGGGAGGAACTGCTGTCATCTCGGGAAGCGGCCCGTGCATCGGCATCAGTTAACTCAGCTTTGGTCGCGACGATGAAGGCCAGCTCGGCATTGAGCAACAATTGCATGGCGGGTGTGGGCTGTTTGCGGATCTGATCATCCAGCAGGCGGCGGGCACGCTCGAGCAGTTCATCACGTTCGGGATTCAAGACCCATTGGGCGTGTGCCACGAATGTCTGAGCCAACTCGATGGTCGTGCGGCTTTCGGATTCAACTCCCTGGCGCTTCTGCTCCAGGCGTCTGAGTAAGACTTCTTCAGCCGTGGAGAAGAGGCGACGCTCTCTCAATCCTGCGAAATAGCGAACGTCGGCATCGTCGGCATCAAGTGGCAGAGCACTGAGCCCTACGGAAGATAGAACAAGGCCAGTGATCAAAGCGATTCGCAATTGTGATACGAATCGAAGCTGAAAAAGTCGCGTTGAAGTGTGAAGAAACATGCTTGCCCAAAGCTGCAAGCATGACACAGTTTTTGGGTCAAATGTCCTCATATGTACCCGGGGTTTATGACACTCATCACTCATAGCGAACATGCTCTCGAGTCAGGAAAACAAATCGCGGATGCATTTGTGCTGACGTCACCTTGGAACTGGGGGCGGATGAGGACATCCGACCCCAACCACCCCGGTAAAGACCACGCCCTTCCGCACTGTTTTGATTTTTGGGGCTCCAGGGGCGTGCCACCCGTTGAAGGAGTGGCGCAAAGGTTGTGATCGAGAACTTAGGGAGCGGTGGCGGGTTTGGCTTTTTCGAGCTCTTTGAGTTCGAGTTTGCGAATGGCGGCTGTGGATGTAAACGAGCAGACGCCGAGAGGTTTGGAGGGGGCGACTTCGATGCGAATGGAGAGTTTGACATCTTTGAGAGGCTGTTCAATGACCTGTTCGCCATCGATCCAGACGACGATGTTGTCATCGGTGACGCGCAGTTTGATCGCGTACCATTTATTGTTTTCGAACGAGCGGTGAGTGCCGGTCTGGTTCTCGGAAGCATCCATGCCGTCGATGCTGGAGAGGCCGACGAGGCCGCCGCCCCAACCTCCAATAATGAGGCTGCAGGGATCTTCTTTGACGGGGAACGTGAGGCCGCAGAAGAAGTCGCTGCCATCGACTCGCATGGCTTCGATCTGAATTTCGTAGTTGGAGGTGGGGAGTTTGGGGCCATGCCAGGTAACGCCAGTGAGTGGTGAACCGACACCCAGCATCAGTTTTCCATCAGCGACGGAGACTTCTCCTTCGCCGCCGAACTCTGTGGACTTCCAGTTTTTGAGAGTTTTTCCATCGAAGAGAGCGGTTAATGGAGGAGCTTTTGCGTTGGCTGGCGGGGCGGGTTTTTCATCGCAGGTGGTTTCGTTGAGCAGAGCCTCTTCGGGAGATGGTTCGGGTTGGGCAGTGGCATCGTCACCGACGAGATCAGGCACAGCGGGAGGCGTGGTCGGTTCTGCGGGAGTCGTCGAAGAAGCTGCGGGAGCGGGAGAAGTTGCGGATGCTCCCAGCGATGGCGACTGGTCGTTCGCTGGAGTTGTGGGTGAAGGTTTCATCTCACTGGCTGGTGCGGATTGGTCTGTTAATCCGACATCAGGAGCTGTGGAGGACGGGTTGGATAGTGTCGAAGTGGAGACGGCATCCGCTGTCGTCGTTGCTTCCACGTTGGTCGCTTTCCCTGAGGGCAAAGGGGCCATGGGCTGACAGCCTGGCGTCGGCAACAAAGTGGCAATGAGTACCCAGGCTGCCATGTGGTGCTGGAAAACCTTCGTTATGGGGAAATGCGCGAAAGTCAGATTCGAACTGTTGGTTGTTGAACCGATCCACAGGTTACGCATGGCGACTGATCCGAATAATGGCTGGTTCTTTTGAGAGCTCTCGGATCATAGCAGAAGTGAGGGTCGGTATGCTGCTCAAAAGTGTGGCGGTCGCTGGGGGATGATTGAAGGTGGGTCGCGCGAAGGCGCGAAGAGAAGGTTGGAAGTGTTGGTGGGCTGGGGGGACAGTAACGTGGTTTGACGCTGGGGACTTGCGTGAGGAGCACTGCTGGCAAGCCAGCAGTGGCACCCGATGAACCGGCAATAGCAGGCGATAAACCGGCAGTAGCAACCAATCAGCCAGAAGTGGCACGCTATGAACTCGTAGTGGCACACGAAGAGTTCATAGTGGTATACGGCGAGATTCACGCGAAGGCCATCACCCGGTGTTTAGCAGGTGGGGCGATCATACGTGTGTAGTCTTCCAGAGCACCAGAAGCGACGTCGGGTGATAAGAGGCCCGTGCGAACCAGAGCACCCATGACCGTTCGTGGATCTTCCTGCTGCGTCGCCAGTACGAAGACGGTTTCTGTCGCGGTCATCAAGCCGAGTCTCACAGCGACGGCACAGAACCGATCGCCCGTAACTTCCTGATGTTTGAGAATGCTGTGCAGTTCGGCAATGTCAAGATAGCCCATCCGCACGGCAAGTTCGCCGCACTGGACATGTGGAGTCTGGCAATCGAGCAGGACACGAGAGATCGACGGGACATCGAGCAATCTCTGCTGGACGAGCCAGCGGCTGAAACGTGTCTGAGTAATGAGTTGCTGGAGCTGGCGGTCGCGTTCATCCATGACGTGACGAAGAATCGTGCGATTGCGTCCATTGCGTTTGGCTTCGTAGAGACATTCATCGGCAACGGCAATCAGGCGGTCACCAATACCGGTTTCGCCTCGACGAGGAATGGCAATGGCAGCACCCACACTGACTGTGATTTTGACAGGTGTGGAGCCGAAGCGGAACGCCTCTTTTTCGACGTTCTCGCGAATACGCTCGGCCAGTCGTTCGACACCTTTTTCGGAAGGCTGGCTGACCAGGACAACAAATTCTTCGCCACCAAAGCGAGCGAGTGTATCGGCGACGCGAACGGTTTCGGAGAAGATCTGGGCCACACGCTTGAGAACCTGATCACCAAACTGGTGACCAAAAGTATCGTTCACGTTCTTGAAATGATCGACATCGATAAAGATGACAGCCAGCGGCTGGGCAGCCCGCACACAGCGATGAACTTCTCGAAGGAGAACTTCATCGAAGAATTTGCGGTTATGGACGCCGGTGAGCGGATCATGCAGCGCCTGCTGCTGCAATTCGCGATTACGCGTTTCGAGTTCGCGCTTCTCCTGCTCGGCGACATGCTGCCGGATGGAGGCCTGGGTGCTGGCGACATGTTCACGCAAAGCGAGTTGTACGAGTTGTTCGTTGGCCTGAATCATCAGGTCGGCAGAGTTTTGCAGATGAGAGAGACTGACGTTGAAGAGTTCGGCGGCCTGTCGGCAGCGTTCTTCAATGTTACTGAGGAAGACAACCAGGTCGTCTTCTGTCATCTCCAGGCAATGGCTGGAGATTTCGCGGAGGCTGTGGAGTGCGAGACCTTTATTGGCCGTGCAGAAATAATCGGCGGCGGCGGCACTGAACGCCATGGCGTTCAGCAGCCGGGCGTTGGGATCGGTGCCCAGTTCGAGGACTTTTTCGAGGGGAGCATGATGAAAGGCAGCTGCATGGATAATGCCTTCGGGCAGCTTCCAGAGTGTCATCATCTGCTGAGCGATCTGGACGTGTGTGAACCCCAGACGAGCTTCTTCGAGTTGCGATAGAGTCGTTCCGGGAAGTTTGGCTTCTTCCAGAACAGGAATGTACTCGTTGGGAATAGTTTTGAGCATGGCGAGCCGGCCCAGTTCGAGCAGCAGGCCGGTGAGGAAGTATTCTCCGCGTTGTGCGGGTTCAAGTTTCTGGCCAATCAGTTCGGCAGTGGCAGCCTGAACGACGGAGTGAACCCAGAAGTTGCGATAATGTTCGGCTTTGGGGCCAGTCTGGAGAGATTCATCTGTGAGAGAGAAGCTGAGTGCTAAAGAGGTGGCGACGGTTGTTCCCAGGATGGAAACAGCGCGATCCATGGCTTTGACTTCGCTACGCACACCGAAATAGCTGGCATTGGCGGCTTTAACCAGTTTGGCACTGATGGCGGGATCGAGTTTGATGGTTTCGACGACATCTCGAATTTCTGACTCTGGATCACGCACGATTTCGAGCAATCGGACAGCGACAGCCGGGAGAGTGGGGAGTTGAGCAGAATTCCAGATACGTTCAACGGGAATCATGTTGGGACCTGTGGCAAATCGAGAACCGGAATTGAAAGCCCGCCAGTGGCAGATCCTGATGATTGATCAGGAAACGAATCTGGCAGATCGTAAAGATCATTTGAAGAGGAGCTAACATGCGGCGGGAAGTCTCCTCGCCTGGCAAAATCATTCGAGTTAGACGTGGCAACCAACCCAGCGTTCGAGTTTGTCGCGCAGGCCATCCGGAGTGAACGGCTTGACGAGGTAATCGGAAACACCGGCTTGAATGGCGAGCACCACACGAGCGCGTTCGGCTTCGGTGGTGATCATGATGATCGGGATCGTCGTGTTTCGCTGGCGGATCTCTTTCAGAAGAGTGAGACCATCCATATTGGGCATGTTCCAGTCGCTGAGCACGATGTCGAAGGTGTGCGCCTCGAAGGCGGCCAGGGCCTGCACACCGTCTTCGGCTTCGACAATGTCGTTTACATTGAGCTTATTGAGGCAGCGCTTCTGGATGGTCCGCATGGTGCCTGAGTCGTCAACGAGCAAAACTTTCATCAGATGATCCTTAGAGGAGTCTGTTTAACGGGCAAATTGTCTGGTGCTTGAATCTCGTCGAGGCAGAACCTCAATCGATGGTTACGTCTACTGATGGTCACATGGTGTCAATGGCGTTGATGATTAGCTGGCAGGTTGAGTGTCGCCTGCTGAATTCATGGTTTACTTTACGGGAAGATTTGAGAAACCAACTTCGATGGTGAATGGCCCCAGATCGGAATCGAATGAGAGAACCATCGGGATGACGTTGGACGGAAAATGAACAGTATGGTCATCGCCTGAGACAACATTCGGAATGCTGATCAGTAACGAATACTTGGCGAGTTGGGCTTTGGCGTGGCCGGCGATCATGTTAGTGACTTCACCGACGGCATCGCAGACTTCGGCGTTGACTTGAGTGACTTCTGCTCCGACGAGACGGTGTAGAATTTCGATGGCTGTGGAACTGGTGAGATTGAGCACCAGAGTTCCTGCTGCCTGACCAGACAGGCCAATGACAGCACTGACACCACTGGAAGGTTGGCTGACTTCTGACGGGTCTGACCGGAGTGAGAGACCGGTGCGTGTGGCTGTCGCATTGAGCATCGTCGAGAAAACGGTGCGCGTGGCGGCAATCACAGGATTGACGTATTCGGCAGTCATACGGGATGTGGCGGAAGCAGTGACGACTGCAGACATGCAAAGTCTCCTCGTAGATGGGGCCTGGCCCCGACAGGTACGACAGAGCAAACTTAGTTCAGGAATTTGGAGGTGCTGCAAAAATGCAACGATGGATCGTT is a window of Planctopirus limnophila DSM 3776 DNA encoding:
- a CDS encoding YhgN family NAAT transporter, with translation MNLLSATILLFLIMDPMGNVPLFLSVLKHVPPERRLPIVIRELCLALVVLLLMLFFGRYLLIALDLRQESISMAGGIVLFLIGIKMIFPPRDGIFGSSISGEPFIVPLAIPSVAGPSMLAALLLLVNREPDRMGTWLIALLIAWATSAAILCASTWLYRFLGENILTALERLMGMILVAISVQMFMDGVRTSITPPVEHSASTSIRMDADRP
- a CDS encoding ABC transporter ATP-binding protein, with the translated sequence MEIIQRSSSIPMSAITPDSTSSAGHETPLIDVAKVGATRANAATGPLIDVRDLSLRFSTGSEILAAVNLEVKQGEFVALLGPSGCGKSTLLRVMAGLIHSTGGEVTIDGLEPASARKNRHPLAFVFQDPTLLPWRTVRDNIRLPLELQGVPYAEQMKAVEASLPLIGLTTADATKRPRSLSGGMRMRVSLARALVTNPHILFMDEPFAALDDVLRQQLNEEVLALSRQKQWTCVFVTHNVAEAAFMADRVLVMRSKPGAIARVIEVPFAHPRTAALRESAEFAQFAGQVNRELREVMSW
- a CDS encoding ABC transporter permease, which encodes MVTGPATGVSTAASQWGSYFLRTIVPPLVLFVIVLMAWDGAVRFWGIKPYILPGPWRVLSAIVSSQEELTKAFLLTGGSAVVGFSLSVLVGTLVGCLFSQSTIIRSSGYPYAIFLQTVPIIAVAPLIILWFGRGFGGVVAVAFVISLFPMIANATAGMVQIDPDLFDLFKLNDASRWQILFKLRLPNSVPSLCTGARTSSGLAVVGAIVGEFYAGYGSKHFGLGYIIRLTTDQAKTDALFAAVMVSTLLGILIFGVVSLISLTVLARWAPPEVGERA
- a CDS encoding ABC transporter substrate-binding protein, with translation MMSSRLVLGWMLCCALLLAGCPMNPANQAGEGAVKTADGKTLTPVEITLNWFPEAEHGGFYAALVNGYFEEEGLAVTIKPGGPDIPVVQYVAAGQTQFGVDNADKLLLVRAQEADAVAVLAPLQDSPRCIMVQAESGIKTFDELAAKPKFTLAMNPGQPFAMYLQKKLDLSKVTVVPYGGSLVPFLTEKDFGTQAYNFSEPFNARKQNANPVNLMVSDLGFNPYTSLLITSRELIEKNPELVQKVVRASLKGWRKYLDDPHGTNTYINSLNKEMGMDILDFGVETLKPLCEPARLPAGQLGKMDPAEWTKLSQQLVEMGALEASQSAPEKAYTTQFFEAATKPEK
- a CDS encoding tetratricopeptide repeat protein, coding for MFLHTSTRLFQLRFVSQLRIALITGLVLSSVGLSALPLDADDADVRYFAGLRERRLFSTAEEVLLRRLEQKRQGVESESRTTIELAQTFVAHAQWVLNPERDELLERARRLLDDQIRKQPTPAMQLLLNAELAFIVATKAELTDADARAASRDDSSSSQTREQLHTAAGALREARERLQPLFKSRQPNPEQTGDRNAAPSLAELRQIDSLLTIRQAQMYLAASSLADPKRSERIDDLLEAESLARQLSTQNTSEVLQWEGRLILAKAVLLRGETTRAMAMFTALKPAPSPFHEQQRTSGLMELALLQKNYDQALELFRQLKASNNNPSGPIWQLQIEALVGARDLAASQGQTMLADELQAEIQLSLTRIREQLGTVWWDRADRWLHQADIIKELGPELAQATQQARSAYLDGRKAEALAQYQQAFETSISQKRLNAAAELGFIAGSIAVELQDYSLAATLLEQVAGMEKSNKYTSQAAILWAWALGQIARTEPTPAHQAAAQTALLQNAKQFSGQPAGDEALKSLALLAIEQQNWTAAKNWLRQIAPTSPLSTTARLALLDLFEKHQLDLAPKDPAQAAQVWNEVQQLVKDRPVQQPLPEGEIELLVRAAWLAVRQSPPAIANAEEFLHLADEELTRLNHEPTTQKFQALQTQARILLIASGPDVLAAEKLLTPANLPSSTIAAAVLDSLLQLMATPDLTRQRQLQVLIQKAAERLESFSKDWTPEESGRAGLLLTRAWKVCSDSKRSSQWALLTIPQVADRPAERRELLQAIGTTLDPAQLAQVVKGLQAAEARLDKGSAAFLALRIDTVQLLVAANDRTVARKLLTATQLIYRQQIKQAPAEIQESLQKLVRELATDK